The Fodinibius saliphilus genome has a segment encoding these proteins:
- a CDS encoding sulfurtransferase: MPDVLTNEQTLVTLDWASEHLNDKDVRFVEIDVDTQSYDSGHIPGAIGWNWKTQLQDQLRRTIASKEDFEKLLQESGIDEDTTVVVYGDNNNWFAAWAYWLLKYYGHENAKVLDGGRKKWIAEDRELTTDTPDYETTDYTINEVKNEYRAFRDDVKENLEADDFGLVDVRSPEEFKGKIVAPKGVKELSLRAGHIPGASNIPWSTAVNEDGTFKSEEELKAIYEEEGITPDKNIVAYCRIGERSAHTWFVLNELLEYPNVKNYDGSWTEWGNLINAPIER; this comes from the coding sequence ATGCCTGATGTACTAACAAATGAACAAACACTAGTAACTTTAGACTGGGCCTCCGAACATCTCAATGATAAGGATGTCCGTTTTGTAGAAATAGACGTAGATACCCAATCGTATGATTCCGGTCACATTCCCGGAGCTATAGGATGGAATTGGAAAACACAGCTTCAAGACCAGTTACGGCGTACTATTGCGTCAAAGGAAGATTTTGAAAAGCTGCTACAGGAATCCGGTATTGATGAAGATACCACCGTAGTAGTGTATGGGGATAATAATAACTGGTTTGCTGCCTGGGCGTATTGGCTGTTAAAGTATTATGGACACGAAAATGCAAAAGTTCTCGATGGTGGTCGTAAGAAGTGGATTGCCGAAGATCGTGAACTCACAACCGATACACCGGATTATGAAACGACCGATTACACTATCAATGAAGTAAAAAATGAGTATCGTGCTTTCCGCGATGATGTTAAAGAAAACCTAGAGGCTGATGATTTCGGTTTGGTTGATGTGCGTTCTCCCGAAGAGTTTAAAGGCAAAATTGTTGCTCCCAAAGGAGTTAAGGAGCTTTCGCTACGTGCCGGCCATATTCCCGGAGCTTCTAATATTCCTTGGTCAACAGCTGTAAATGAAGATGGTACGTTTAAATCCGAAGAAGAGCTTAAGGCTATCTATGAAGAAGAAGGCATTACGCCGGACAAAAATATTGTTGCTTACTGCCGAATAGGGGAGCGTTCTGCCCACACTTGGTTTGTATTGAACGAGCTGCTGGAATATCCCAATGTCAAGAACTACGATGGTTCATGGACTGAATGGGGTAACCTAATTAATGCTCCTATCGAGCGATAA
- a CDS encoding MarC family NAAT transporter, whose amino-acid sequence MFEELLNQSDFFTTYLSGTVTLFFAAFTSIISVANPLAAMPVFLSLTEGNKDTDRLSTAKKSSFYMFAILLIFLLAGTYIMSFFGISLPGIRIAGGLIILRAAYAMLNPDHSERKISEEAQEAAKEKQDISFSPMAMPMLSGPGSIAVVIGLASQAEGVMDLLIISVAILLVALLAYIVLRLAPFSARYIGPTGMNAITRMMGFIAMAIGVQFILNGISKFFGV is encoded by the coding sequence ATGTTTGAAGAATTATTAAACCAAAGCGATTTCTTTACCACTTACTTATCAGGAACTGTAACACTCTTTTTTGCAGCCTTTACTTCTATTATTTCTGTAGCTAACCCACTGGCAGCCATGCCCGTATTCCTGTCGCTCACAGAAGGGAATAAAGATACAGATCGGCTTTCCACAGCCAAAAAATCTTCCTTCTATATGTTCGCCATTCTTCTCATCTTTTTACTGGCAGGAACCTATATCATGAGTTTTTTCGGCATCAGCCTGCCGGGAATTCGAATAGCCGGCGGACTTATTATTCTGCGCGCCGCTTATGCCATGCTTAATCCAGATCATTCTGAGCGTAAAATTTCTGAAGAAGCCCAAGAAGCCGCCAAAGAGAAACAGGATATATCATTTAGTCCGATGGCTATGCCGATGCTATCTGGACCGGGAAGTATTGCTGTAGTTATCGGATTAGCTTCACAGGCAGAAGGGGTTATGGATCTGTTAATCATCAGTGTTGCTATATTATTGGTAGCACTTTTAGCTTATATCGTCTTGCGGTTGGCTCCGTTTTCTGCGCGGTATATTGGTCCCACCGGGATGAATGCAATTACCCGAATGATGGGGTTCATCGCTATGGCTATTGGTGTGCAATTTATACTAAATGGAATTTCAAAATTCTTTGGAGTGTAG
- a CDS encoding DUF4920 domain-containing protein: MKKLFLGVLGLFFVVNIAQAQEKVIRLSAPVEKGDGYEVFGNEFPQETDITSLNQLIAKSSEYKGKQIMTGGKIKQVCQKKGCFFMLAAPNGNVRITFKDYSFFVPTNSMGKKAKLVGKFEVKELSEAQAKHYAKDAGSDSKEVEGPQKEYSVIATSVKIIDNK; the protein is encoded by the coding sequence ATGAAGAAGCTATTTCTAGGTGTATTAGGGCTCTTTTTTGTTGTAAACATAGCACAGGCACAAGAAAAGGTTATCCGGTTGTCAGCTCCTGTCGAAAAGGGGGATGGTTATGAGGTTTTTGGCAATGAATTTCCCCAGGAAACGGATATTACTAGTCTGAACCAGCTTATTGCAAAAAGCTCGGAATATAAGGGGAAGCAAATTATGACTGGTGGAAAAATAAAGCAGGTATGCCAGAAGAAAGGGTGCTTTTTTATGCTGGCAGCCCCAAATGGTAATGTCAGAATTACATTTAAAGATTATAGCTTTTTTGTTCCCACAAACAGTATGGGAAAAAAAGCAAAGCTAGTGGGTAAATTTGAAGTTAAGGAACTATCCGAGGCACAAGCTAAACACTATGCAAAAGATGCAGGTTCTGACAGCAAAGAAGTTGAAGGGCCACAAAAAGAGTATAGTGTTATTGCTACATCCGTAAAAATTATTGATAACAAGTAG
- a CDS encoding type III pantothenate kinase: protein MLLALDIGNSNIVIGASENGEWKYQWRIQTDDSKTADEYGVLFHSLFNEVGIGYKQLQRIIISSVVPQLTQTIEEVFKKRVHIDPLILANDVNTGITVSTESPHSVGADLLADAVGAYELFKGDCIVVDFGTATTVMAVRDPGELIGGSICAGLKVTIDALVGKAAQLSQIPLEPPQNVIGNNTIKAMQSGMVLGHLCMIEGLIDRMNQQFESENPKVVATGGLSEKVGPYTDYFDVIDPMLTLDGLRLIMDRQ, encoded by the coding sequence ATGCTTTTAGCTCTGGATATTGGTAACAGCAACATTGTAATTGGGGCCTCAGAAAATGGGGAATGGAAATACCAATGGCGTATTCAAACCGATGACAGTAAAACTGCTGATGAATATGGGGTGTTATTTCACAGTTTATTTAATGAGGTGGGAATTGGCTATAAGCAATTACAACGTATTATCATATCAAGCGTGGTGCCTCAGCTTACTCAAACCATAGAAGAAGTATTTAAAAAACGTGTGCATATTGATCCCCTAATTTTGGCTAATGATGTGAATACCGGAATTACAGTGAGTACGGAAAGCCCACATAGTGTGGGGGCAGATTTGCTTGCTGATGCAGTAGGAGCTTATGAGCTTTTTAAAGGTGATTGTATCGTTGTAGACTTTGGGACTGCTACTACGGTGATGGCCGTTCGAGATCCGGGTGAACTGATCGGTGGTTCTATTTGTGCGGGATTAAAAGTTACAATTGATGCTTTGGTCGGTAAGGCTGCACAGTTATCTCAAATTCCACTGGAACCTCCGCAAAATGTAATTGGGAATAACACTATAAAGGCGATGCAATCGGGAATGGTATTGGGGCATCTCTGTATGATTGAGGGACTCATCGATCGCATGAACCAGCAATTTGAATCGGAGAATCCCAAGGTGGTTGCAACAGGAGGGCTATCAGAGAAGGTTGGCCCCTATACTGATTATTTTGATGTTATTGATCCCATGTTGACCTTGGACGGTTTGCGATTAATTATGGATAGGCAGTAG
- a CDS encoding DinB family protein — protein sequence MNSGDQLFRLFSYDMWANEQVLFTIQENIPFKGDEKCIHSFAHIVGAQELWYARITGASQKNLVVWPDYSLPVALQKLKTLSANWNKLIDSNKSDIDRPISYKNSSGTSYETMLSDILHHVIIHGQHHRAQVAKLLRNAKIDPPATDFIFFSRVN from the coding sequence ATGAATTCAGGCGATCAATTATTCAGGTTATTCTCGTATGATATGTGGGCAAATGAGCAAGTTTTGTTCACTATTCAAGAAAATATTCCTTTTAAAGGCGATGAAAAGTGTATCCATTCATTTGCACATATTGTGGGAGCACAAGAGCTATGGTATGCGCGTATTACCGGCGCCTCTCAAAAAAATCTTGTGGTATGGCCCGATTATTCCTTGCCTGTAGCTCTTCAAAAATTAAAAACACTCTCTGCAAACTGGAACAAACTGATTGATTCTAATAAATCAGATATAGATCGGCCTATTTCCTATAAAAACTCCAGTGGCACATCTTATGAAACAATGCTTTCCGACATTTTGCATCATGTCATAATTCACGGCCAGCATCACCGAGCGCAGGTCGCAAAATTGTTACGAAATGCAAAAATTGACCCTCCGGCCACTGATTTCATCTTTTTTAGCCGCGTAAATTAA
- a CDS encoding alanine/glycine:cation symporter family protein → MWGMPLVYLLVGGGLFFLLYSRFAPFKYFKHALNILRGKYDNPEDPGDISHFEALSSALAATVGMGNISGVAVAIFMGGPGALFWMWVSAFVGMATKFFTCTLSIMYRGEDSAGKIQGGPMYVIREGLTKKWGDGWKVLFKPLAGLFAIAGLFGPLPIFQANQLTQILRDTIYIPQGWVTANAHMGGDLITGLVLVVIVSIVVFGGITRIGKVTSRLVPAMVVIYVGCVLTILAIHIEEIPYYLSLIVTDAFTGKSVMGGAVGSLIVIGIQRGVFSNEAGLGTEALAHGAAKTKEPVREGLVAMLGPAIDTIITCTMTALAILVTGVWKSTEANGVTLTLNAFNEALPTVGTYLLVICVVFFAISSMLTYSYYGTKCLGYLVGAEYQHLYNYFYVGSIIFGAIASIGAVIDLIDGMFALMAIPTMVSAVLLAPKVKEAAQSYFSRIETFKTYD, encoded by the coding sequence ATGTGGGGAATGCCGTTGGTATACCTACTGGTAGGTGGCGGGCTCTTTTTCCTACTCTATTCCCGCTTTGCCCCTTTCAAATATTTTAAACATGCCCTAAACATACTCCGTGGGAAATATGATAATCCGGAAGACCCTGGGGATATTTCCCACTTTGAAGCCCTGTCAAGTGCCCTTGCTGCTACCGTAGGAATGGGAAATATCAGTGGAGTTGCTGTTGCCATCTTTATGGGTGGTCCCGGCGCCCTTTTCTGGATGTGGGTTAGTGCCTTTGTTGGGATGGCCACTAAATTCTTTACCTGTACCCTTTCCATTATGTATCGTGGCGAAGATTCAGCCGGAAAAATTCAAGGTGGGCCAATGTACGTTATTCGGGAAGGCCTTACCAAAAAGTGGGGCGACGGATGGAAAGTATTATTTAAACCACTTGCGGGCTTATTTGCCATTGCAGGACTGTTTGGGCCTCTTCCCATTTTCCAGGCCAATCAGCTCACACAGATTTTACGTGACACTATATATATCCCCCAAGGATGGGTTACTGCTAACGCTCATATGGGAGGCGATTTAATTACGGGTTTAGTATTGGTAGTAATCGTTTCCATTGTCGTATTCGGCGGTATTACCCGAATTGGGAAAGTAACCTCACGCCTTGTCCCTGCAATGGTCGTTATCTACGTGGGATGTGTACTTACCATTCTTGCCATTCATATTGAAGAAATCCCTTACTATCTAAGCCTTATTGTTACCGATGCCTTTACCGGAAAATCTGTGATGGGCGGTGCCGTAGGTTCTCTTATTGTAATCGGAATTCAACGAGGAGTCTTTTCTAACGAAGCAGGTCTTGGTACCGAAGCACTGGCACACGGAGCCGCCAAAACAAAGGAGCCTGTCCGCGAAGGATTAGTAGCTATGCTGGGACCAGCTATCGATACTATCATCACTTGTACTATGACTGCACTGGCTATTTTAGTAACCGGAGTTTGGAAATCTACCGAAGCAAATGGTGTTACCCTAACCCTTAATGCCTTTAACGAAGCACTCCCTACCGTAGGCACATACCTGCTAGTTATATGTGTGGTATTCTTTGCCATAAGTTCAATGCTCACATATTCATATTACGGTACTAAATGTCTCGGGTATTTAGTCGGTGCCGAATACCAGCACCTGTACAACTATTTCTACGTAGGGTCAATCATCTTTGGAGCTATCGCCTCCATTGGGGCTGTTATTGATCTTATTGACGGAATGTTTGCTCTTATGGCCATCCCGACAATGGTTTCTGCTGTGTTGCTTGCGCCCAAAGTCAAAGAGGCGGCACAAAGTTACTTCTCTCGAATAGAGACTTTTAAAACATATGACTAA
- a CDS encoding NADPH-dependent assimilatory sulfite reductase hemoprotein subunit encodes MGRKRKKRTKSKIENIKESSDYLRAPLADEVGSDSSHFGKEAIQVLKFHGTYQQDDRDLREGRDRHYIFMIRGRIPAGKMTADQYLSIDKIADEYADGTLRVTTRQAFQLHGIIKKELKDTLRAINDSLITTLGACGDVVRNVMATPAPDIDGRQAKVQVFADDLSDILLPATKAYHEVWLNGDKVYSGKEEVIDSEPLYGHSYLPRKFKIGIALPKDNSIDAHTQDIGLVALFDEQNEIEGFNIIVGGGMGMNHRKENTFPRLGEDLGYVPKDKIIEVVKGIISIQRDHGDRKNRKQARMKYLIHKWGLEKFEKELISRIGFELEPFRELPDFDLDLYLGWNKQSDGNWFLGVSIENGRIKDEGELQLKTALRKIADEYQVGIRLTPNHNVLLTDIAEKEKEAITDLLHDHGVLLDNEISNLIKYSMACPALPTCGLAITESERALPDVIRDLDKVVHDLGLEDEKLSVRMTGCPNGCSRPYVADIGFVGRSLDKYSIFIGGDPSGTRLNTKYKDLVERKDLVDEVRPLLEYYSENRSTDESFSDFWDRVGLSKAEQVTV; translated from the coding sequence ATGGGTAGAAAAAGAAAGAAAAGGACAAAAAGTAAAATAGAGAACATAAAAGAGAGCAGCGATTACTTGCGCGCGCCTCTTGCCGATGAAGTGGGGAGTGACTCCTCCCACTTCGGCAAGGAGGCTATACAGGTGCTTAAATTTCATGGCACTTACCAGCAAGATGATCGTGATCTCAGAGAAGGGCGCGATAGACACTACATCTTTATGATTCGTGGGCGAATCCCGGCAGGAAAGATGACAGCTGATCAGTATTTGTCAATTGATAAAATTGCAGATGAGTATGCAGATGGAACACTGCGTGTTACCACACGACAGGCCTTTCAGTTACATGGAATTATTAAAAAAGAGCTTAAAGATACGCTGCGGGCTATTAATGACTCATTAATAACTACACTTGGAGCCTGTGGTGATGTCGTGCGAAATGTTATGGCAACACCGGCACCCGATATAGACGGTCGGCAGGCTAAGGTGCAAGTATTTGCAGATGACCTTTCGGATATCTTATTACCAGCAACAAAAGCCTACCACGAAGTATGGCTCAACGGGGATAAGGTATATTCGGGCAAAGAAGAGGTGATCGACAGTGAACCACTATATGGCCACAGCTATCTGCCCCGAAAATTTAAAATTGGTATTGCTCTGCCAAAAGATAACAGCATCGATGCTCATACCCAGGATATCGGATTGGTAGCACTCTTTGATGAACAAAATGAGATCGAAGGGTTTAACATAATCGTAGGTGGCGGTATGGGAATGAATCACCGTAAAGAAAATACCTTCCCACGATTAGGTGAAGACCTCGGGTACGTTCCCAAAGATAAAATTATAGAGGTCGTAAAAGGTATTATCAGTATTCAGCGAGATCATGGGGACCGGAAGAATCGGAAACAGGCTCGCATGAAATACCTGATCCATAAGTGGGGGCTTGAAAAGTTCGAAAAAGAACTTATCAGTCGAATTGGGTTCGAGCTAGAACCCTTCCGAGAGTTGCCTGACTTTGATTTAGATCTATACTTGGGGTGGAACAAACAATCGGATGGTAATTGGTTCTTAGGTGTGTCTATAGAAAACGGGCGCATCAAGGATGAGGGCGAGTTACAATTGAAAACAGCTCTGCGTAAGATTGCCGATGAATACCAAGTCGGGATACGCTTGACGCCCAATCACAATGTACTGCTGACGGATATTGCCGAAAAGGAGAAAGAGGCGATTACCGATCTGCTTCATGATCATGGCGTGTTGCTGGATAATGAGATTTCAAACCTCATTAAGTACTCAATGGCTTGTCCGGCACTTCCAACCTGCGGGTTGGCAATTACAGAGTCGGAACGGGCACTGCCTGATGTGATTCGGGATCTGGACAAGGTTGTGCATGATCTTGGGCTGGAAGATGAGAAGCTTTCCGTTCGTATGACGGGTTGCCCCAATGGTTGTTCTCGACCCTATGTAGCAGATATCGGGTTCGTAGGTCGTTCACTGGATAAATATTCCATTTTTATAGGCGGAGATCCATCCGGAACAAGGCTAAATACAAAATATAAAGACTTGGTGGAGCGTAAAGACTTGGTCGATGAAGTACGTCCGCTTTTGGAGTACTATTCTGAAAATCGATCGACGGATGAATCATTCAGTGACTTTTGGGACCGTGTAGGTTTATCCAAAGCTGAACAAGTTACAGTTTAA
- the moeB gene encoding molybdopterin-synthase adenylyltransferase MoeB gives MNNWENIEFSSNELGHYSRHLSIPEFGMEGQKKLKASKVLAVGTGGLGAPMLQYLAAAGVGTIGIVDFDTVEASNLHRQVLFGASDVGRPKVEVAKERLLANNPHIDIQIHNVRLTSDNALDIIKGYDVVADGTDNFPTRYLINDACVMLDKPNVHGSIFQFEGQLSVFNYEDEEGVRGPNYRDLFPEPPPPGMVPSCTEAGVLGVLPGIIGSLQASEIIKIITGIGDPLSGQLFLFDAQDFSTRKVNVTKNEDNPLRGENPEITELIDYQAFCGIPSEDKEEESDVPEVSVQKYKSWLDNDEEVQLVDVREPHEVEIAEIGGDLIPLDQILDHADKISRDKKVVVHCRSGKRSSDAIKKLQEKYGFDNLYNLKGGILAWSEEIDANIPQY, from the coding sequence ATGAATAACTGGGAAAACATAGAATTTTCGAGTAATGAGCTGGGCCACTATAGTCGACACTTGTCTATTCCCGAGTTTGGGATGGAGGGTCAAAAGAAACTTAAAGCTTCCAAAGTGTTAGCTGTAGGTACCGGTGGCCTTGGCGCCCCAATGTTGCAATACCTGGCAGCTGCAGGAGTAGGCACCATTGGTATCGTAGATTTCGATACGGTAGAGGCAAGTAATTTACATCGACAAGTACTGTTTGGGGCCTCTGATGTGGGACGCCCTAAAGTAGAAGTCGCCAAAGAACGACTACTGGCAAATAACCCTCACATTGACATACAGATCCATAATGTACGGCTAACCAGTGACAACGCTTTGGATATCATAAAAGGATATGACGTGGTAGCCGACGGCACCGACAACTTCCCCACACGCTATCTTATTAATGATGCTTGCGTAATGTTGGACAAGCCCAATGTTCATGGATCCATATTCCAATTTGAAGGACAGCTTTCTGTGTTTAATTATGAGGATGAGGAAGGCGTGCGCGGCCCGAATTATCGCGACCTGTTTCCCGAACCCCCACCGCCGGGAATGGTTCCCAGTTGTACAGAAGCGGGCGTATTAGGTGTACTTCCCGGCATTATTGGCAGTCTGCAAGCCAGTGAGATCATAAAGATCATTACCGGTATTGGCGACCCACTTTCGGGACAACTATTCCTTTTTGACGCCCAAGACTTCAGTACTAGAAAAGTAAATGTGACAAAAAATGAGGACAACCCATTACGGGGCGAAAATCCTGAGATCACTGAACTAATTGACTACCAGGCGTTCTGCGGAATTCCATCAGAAGATAAAGAAGAGGAAAGTGATGTTCCGGAAGTAAGCGTTCAAAAATACAAGTCTTGGCTCGATAATGATGAAGAGGTACAACTTGTTGACGTGCGTGAACCCCATGAGGTAGAAATTGCAGAAATTGGAGGTGACCTCATCCCACTGGATCAAATACTTGATCACGCCGATAAAATAAGTCGGGATAAGAAAGTGGTAGTACACTGCCGCAGTGGAAAACGCAGCTCTGATGCGATCAAAAAACTACAGGAAAAGTATGGTTTTGATAATTTATATAACCTAAAAGGAGGCATATTAGCGTGGTCAGAAGAAATTGATGCCAATATACCCCAATATTAA
- a CDS encoding GAF domain-containing protein, whose product MLSQIKKTVDNPNKSPDEKLGDICKYLANEIEVFDWVGFYLVDPEADEELVLGPYVGEETNHTRIPFGKGICGQAAETNETFVIQDVSKEDNYLACSLEVKAEIVVPVKKDGEFVAELDIDSHTKDSLTEEHRKMLEEVCSIISPLF is encoded by the coding sequence TTGTTAAGCCAGATAAAGAAAACGGTTGATAACCCCAACAAATCACCTGATGAAAAGTTAGGCGACATTTGTAAATACCTGGCGAACGAGATTGAAGTTTTTGACTGGGTTGGTTTTTATTTGGTTGACCCTGAGGCAGATGAGGAATTGGTGTTGGGGCCTTATGTAGGTGAAGAAACCAACCATACTCGTATACCATTCGGAAAGGGTATTTGTGGACAGGCAGCTGAGACCAATGAGACCTTTGTAATACAGGATGTGAGTAAGGAGGACAACTATTTAGCTTGCAGTTTAGAGGTAAAAGCTGAGATTGTAGTTCCGGTCAAAAAAGATGGAGAGTTTGTAGCAGAATTAGATATTGATTCCCACACAAAAGATTCGTTAACTGAGGAGCATCGAAAAATGCTGGAAGAGGTATGCAGTATTATTTCTCCGTTATTTTAA
- a CDS encoding PLP-dependent cysteine synthase family protein: MNSLETISDSLLQNAIQLRSFIGHTPLYPINNIGSYNNVNIYAKLEWQQFGGSVKARAAYRIIRDAIQSGELNSDESLLDASSGNTGIAYAHIGARLGIPVTLCLPENASEERKQILKALGVKLQLTPRGGGTDEAQKVAKKMYEKYPDKYFYADQYSNPNNWKAHYDTTGIEILEQTDYEVTHFIAGLGTTGTFTGTGKRLKEYNDDISLIALQPDIAMHGLEGWKHLPTAKTPSIYNENIPESSWSVSTEKAYALIKETARKEGLLISPSSAANLLGALELAEQIQKGTIVTVFPDNGDKYGEVFNQLF, from the coding sequence ATGAACTCCCTAGAAACTATTTCAGATTCGCTCTTACAAAATGCCATTCAATTACGGTCATTTATTGGCCATACGCCCTTATATCCAATAAACAACATAGGCAGCTACAATAACGTCAACATTTATGCCAAACTGGAATGGCAGCAGTTCGGAGGAAGTGTGAAAGCACGTGCGGCCTATCGTATTATCCGAGATGCTATTCAATCCGGTGAGCTCAACTCAGATGAATCATTGCTGGATGCCAGCAGTGGGAATACCGGTATCGCTTATGCCCACATTGGTGCTCGTCTGGGCATTCCCGTTACGCTGTGCCTACCTGAAAATGCTTCGGAAGAACGCAAGCAAATCCTAAAAGCTCTGGGAGTAAAGCTTCAGTTAACTCCTAGGGGAGGGGGTACGGATGAGGCTCAAAAGGTAGCCAAAAAAATGTATGAAAAATATCCCGATAAATATTTCTATGCCGACCAATATAGCAATCCCAATAATTGGAAAGCGCATTATGATACAACCGGAATTGAAATTCTTGAACAAACCGATTACGAAGTCACGCATTTTATAGCAGGTCTTGGTACCACCGGAACATTCACCGGTACCGGCAAACGCCTTAAAGAGTATAACGATGATATTTCACTTATTGCCCTACAACCCGATATAGCCATGCATGGACTCGAAGGCTGGAAGCATCTGCCCACGGCCAAAACACCCTCAATTTATAATGAAAATATACCGGAAAGCAGCTGGTCGGTGAGTACTGAAAAAGCCTATGCATTAATAAAAGAAACAGCCCGTAAAGAAGGGTTACTCATAAGTCCATCTTCCGCAGCTAATTTATTGGGAGCTTTAGAGTTAGCTGAACAAATACAAAAGGGAACTATTGTAACTGTTTTCCCTGACAACGGGGATAAATACGGAGAAGTTTTTAACCAATTATTCTAG
- a CDS encoding MoaD/ThiS family protein: MAKVIIPTPLRKYTNQHRTFDTQADNLSDALQAFVDEYPDVEENLLDDNGNIRSYIKLYIGDEKVSPNENGTIAIDNDTEVSIVPAIAGG, from the coding sequence ATGGCAAAAGTAATTATACCTACTCCTCTAAGAAAATATACAAACCAACATAGAACTTTTGATACACAGGCAGATAATCTTTCGGATGCACTCCAAGCTTTTGTGGATGAATACCCCGATGTAGAAGAGAACCTACTGGATGATAATGGAAATATTCGCTCCTACATTAAGTTATATATCGGAGATGAAAAGGTCTCCCCTAATGAAAACGGCACCATTGCTATTGACAACGATACAGAAGTGAGTATTGTGCCCGCCATTGCAGGAGGATAA
- a CDS encoding ankyrin repeat domain-containing protein has product MKSIKGLILILIMSAMAFSSIEANPTPKVIKDNIFTAIRSIDYISINVLLSDGTDIDTVDKHGNTPLMVAAQIGNPRILNIILSHNPDVNKYNKEGFTALMVASKSGQLHVVQKLVARGADTTHKSNDGNTALTLASKFGHNEIVTYLSKQRTLRPFTK; this is encoded by the coding sequence ATGAAATCAATCAAAGGATTAATTCTGATTCTTATTATGTCTGCAATGGCATTTTCTAGTATCGAAGCTAATCCCACTCCAAAAGTAATCAAGGACAATATCTTTACTGCAATACGCAGTATTGATTATATAAGCATCAATGTACTGTTATCAGACGGTACGGATATCGATACAGTAGATAAACATGGGAATACCCCTTTAATGGTTGCAGCCCAAATAGGGAACCCCCGAATTTTAAATATTATTTTATCACACAATCCAGACGTAAATAAATATAATAAAGAGGGATTTACTGCGTTAATGGTAGCAAGTAAGTCAGGTCAGCTGCATGTAGTACAAAAACTTGTTGCCAGAGGTGCTGATACAACCCATAAAAGCAATGATGGTAATACAGCATTAACATTAGCTTCAAAGTTTGGTCATAACGAAATTGTAACTTATTTGAGCAAACAACGTACACTGAGACCTTTTACAAAGTAA
- a CDS encoding Mov34/MPN/PAD-1 family protein, translated as MKLILNESSHKTMRNHAQADYPNECCGFFYGDAGDRRIVQEVQPVHNAKEGDQRRRFQIDPKDYQKAEKYALEHGIDLLGVYHSHPDHPAEPSEHDRKVAMPWFSYIIISVQDGKAEVTRSWRLNEQRQFEEESIEQTEIRRT; from the coding sequence ATGAAATTGATACTCAATGAATCGTCACATAAGACGATGCGTAACCATGCCCAAGCCGACTATCCTAACGAATGTTGTGGTTTCTTTTATGGGGATGCCGGAGATCGGCGCATAGTACAGGAAGTTCAGCCTGTTCACAATGCTAAAGAAGGTGACCAGCGGCGACGCTTTCAAATTGATCCCAAAGACTATCAAAAGGCTGAAAAGTACGCCTTGGAGCATGGAATCGACTTGTTGGGAGTGTATCATTCACACCCCGACCACCCGGCTGAACCATCTGAGCATGACCGGAAAGTAGCGATGCCTTGGTTCTCCTATATCATCATTTCAGTTCAAGACGGTAAAGCCGAGGTAACACGATCCTGGCGACTTAATGAACAGCGCCAATTTGAAGAAGAATCTATCGAACAAACAGAAATACGCAGAACCTAA